In Halopelagius longus, a genomic segment contains:
- a CDS encoding iron-containing alcohol dehydrogenase family protein produces MTTDGPQFEFEYSPGKIVCGEGCVAGLGDELTRRNLSRAMVVSGSTVGSTPGVMDPVRDGLGDALVELFDETTPEKYLKTAVEGARVARVHDVDVLVAVGGGSSLDTAKTMSALLSHDAPPAETAEAAIEEGTVPVAPDGDPAPVAAVPTTLAGADLSVIAGVKLTLDPGEAPDREIPNGSVSDSRLMPAALFYDPDLYRTTPASVLAPSAMNGFNKGVEMLYSPYATPVTDGTAVRGLRLLQSGLGTLRDDPMDDERLLETLSGVVNVQYGISTPGRYKASIVHAFGHGFSHDYDAHQGTVHGIVTPHVLRYVFDEADARRDLLAEAFDVRTDDKSDEEVAGAVVDAVVGVRDDLELPTRLREMDGLERDHLPSVAEEIRGDGLMDAAPEGVDPTVAEITEILEAAW; encoded by the coding sequence ATGACCACCGACGGACCGCAGTTCGAGTTCGAGTACAGTCCCGGCAAGATAGTCTGCGGCGAGGGGTGCGTCGCGGGCCTCGGCGACGAACTCACCCGACGGAACCTCTCGCGGGCGATGGTCGTCTCCGGTTCGACGGTCGGTTCGACGCCGGGCGTGATGGACCCCGTCCGCGACGGACTCGGCGATGCGCTGGTCGAACTGTTCGACGAGACGACGCCAGAGAAGTATCTGAAGACGGCCGTCGAGGGCGCACGGGTCGCACGCGTGCACGACGTGGACGTTCTCGTCGCCGTCGGCGGCGGCAGCAGTCTGGACACGGCGAAGACGATGAGCGCGCTGCTATCGCACGACGCGCCGCCGGCGGAGACGGCCGAGGCGGCAATCGAGGAGGGGACCGTCCCCGTCGCGCCGGACGGCGACCCGGCGCCCGTCGCGGCCGTCCCGACGACGCTCGCGGGCGCGGACCTCTCGGTCATCGCGGGCGTGAAACTCACGCTCGACCCCGGGGAAGCCCCCGACCGAGAGATTCCGAACGGGTCGGTGAGCGACTCCCGCCTGATGCCCGCGGCGCTCTTTTACGACCCCGACCTCTACCGGACGACGCCGGCGTCCGTCCTCGCGCCGTCGGCGATGAACGGCTTCAACAAGGGTGTGGAGATGCTGTACTCGCCGTACGCGACGCCCGTCACCGACGGGACGGCCGTCCGCGGCCTCCGACTCCTGCAGTCCGGTCTCGGGACCCTTCGGGACGACCCGATGGACGACGAGCGACTGCTCGAAACGCTCTCGGGCGTCGTGAACGTCCAGTACGGCATCTCGACGCCCGGGCGGTACAAGGCCTCCATCGTCCACGCCTTCGGACACGGGTTCTCCCACGACTACGACGCGCACCAAGGGACGGTCCACGGCATCGTGACGCCGCACGTCCTGCGGTACGTCTTCGACGAGGCGGACGCCCGTCGCGACCTGTTGGCGGAGGCGTTCGACGTCCGCACCGACGACAAGAGCGACGAGGAGGTGGCTGGCGCCGTCGTCGATGCCGTCGTCGGCGTCCGCGACGACCTCGAACTCCCCACCCGCCTGCGGGAGATGGACGGCCTCGAACGCGACCACCTCCCGAGCGTCGCCGAAGAGATTCGCGGGGACGGACTGATGGACGCCGCGCCCGAGGGTGTTGACCCGACGGTGGCGGAGATTACGGAGATTCTCGAAGCGGCGTGGTGA
- a CDS encoding glycoside hydrolase family 3 N-terminal domain-containing protein produces the protein MDSDTENGRRSDGALPDVSADDIDELLAEMTLEEKAGQLAGTYVGKLGTEKTFEDAEREIAESHIGAVSPFGIGITTLDEPARAAEAANRLQRHAIEETRLGIPLLVPVDAVHGHAYINGATIFPHNVGMAAARDTELVERGGEVTAREARATGATLNYGPTVDVARDQRWGRVFETYGESPYLCGELAAAEARGLRGSDDNDPTIATTAKHFPAYGKPERGEDASVVEVSESTFRRTFLPAFERVLAEGVDVVMPCYNSIDGEPAHGSERFLTDLLRGELGFDGFVTSDWGGVDHLHEDHRTSDSRRTSAFQAFTAGLDLVSVGGPDYAEELVELVRAEELSERRLDESVRRVLELKARLGLFEDPYVEPDAVTEALSAEDHRDASLEAARESMTLLKNDGVLPLSESLDDVLVTGPNADDLHHQFGGWSVMDDSNLQGVTVREGVENVVGAESVTYEEGATITEDAGIDAAADAAESADAAVVVLGEDWYIHEFGPQQMNRPTGEFPTRTRLELPEAQRDLLEAVRETGTPTVLVLVSGRPLSIPWADENVPGILAAYYPGMDGGTAVAETLFGRHNPSGRLPVSVPRSAAHLPTLFDHLPHPTPIGADEHPDSYDPLYPFGHGLSFTDFEVSDLTLSAESVGPAGTVTASVTVENVGDRAGERSVDLFVEDAVSSRVTPVREHVGFAKASLDPGESAELEMTVPVESLAVRAGDCDRVEPGEFVFSCEGETASLTVERGRN, from the coding sequence ATGGACTCCGACACGGAGAACGGCCGGCGGTCCGACGGAGCGCTTCCGGACGTTTCGGCGGACGACATCGACGAGTTGCTCGCGGAGATGACCCTCGAGGAGAAGGCGGGGCAACTCGCCGGAACGTACGTCGGGAAGCTAGGTACCGAGAAGACGTTCGAGGACGCCGAGCGAGAAATCGCCGAGAGCCACATCGGCGCTGTGTCGCCGTTCGGTATCGGCATCACGACGCTCGACGAACCCGCACGGGCCGCGGAGGCGGCGAACCGCCTCCAACGGCACGCAATCGAGGAGACGCGCCTCGGAATCCCGCTTTTGGTCCCCGTAGACGCCGTCCACGGGCACGCGTACATCAACGGCGCGACCATCTTCCCGCACAACGTCGGGATGGCCGCGGCGCGCGACACCGAACTGGTCGAACGCGGCGGCGAGGTGACCGCTCGGGAGGCGCGTGCGACGGGCGCGACGCTGAACTACGGGCCGACGGTGGACGTGGCCCGCGACCAGCGCTGGGGGCGGGTGTTCGAGACGTACGGCGAGAGTCCGTACCTCTGTGGCGAACTCGCCGCCGCGGAGGCGCGCGGCCTGCGCGGGTCAGACGATAACGACCCGACCATCGCAACGACGGCGAAGCACTTCCCCGCCTACGGGAAACCGGAACGCGGCGAGGACGCCTCGGTGGTCGAGGTGTCCGAATCCACGTTCCGGCGGACGTTCCTCCCGGCGTTCGAGCGAGTTCTGGCGGAGGGCGTCGACGTGGTGATGCCGTGTTACAACTCCATCGACGGCGAACCGGCCCACGGGTCAGAGCGCTTCCTGACGGACCTCCTGCGCGGCGAACTCGGCTTCGACGGCTTCGTCACCTCCGACTGGGGCGGCGTGGACCACCTCCACGAGGACCACCGCACCTCGGACTCGCGGCGCACCTCCGCGTTCCAGGCGTTCACCGCCGGGTTAGACCTCGTCTCCGTCGGCGGCCCCGACTACGCCGAGGAGTTAGTCGAACTCGTCCGAGCGGAGGAGTTGTCGGAACGCCGCCTCGACGAGAGCGTTCGCCGCGTCCTCGAACTGAAGGCGCGACTCGGCCTGTTCGAGGACCCCTACGTCGAACCCGACGCCGTGACGGAGGCGCTTTCGGCCGAGGACCACCGCGACGCGTCGCTGGAGGCGGCCCGCGAGTCGATGACGCTCCTGAAGAACGACGGCGTCCTCCCACTCTCCGAGTCGTTGGACGACGTACTCGTGACGGGGCCGAACGCCGACGACCTGCACCACCAGTTCGGCGGATGGAGCGTGATGGACGATTCGAACCTGCAGGGCGTGACAGTCCGGGAGGGCGTCGAGAACGTGGTCGGCGCGGAGTCGGTGACGTACGAGGAGGGGGCGACCATCACCGAGGACGCGGGCATCGATGCCGCCGCGGACGCGGCCGAGAGCGCCGACGCCGCCGTCGTCGTCCTCGGCGAGGACTGGTACATCCACGAGTTCGGCCCCCAGCAGATGAACCGTCCGACCGGCGAGTTCCCGACGCGGACGCGGTTGGAACTGCCCGAGGCCCAACGGGACCTGCTGGAAGCGGTACGGGAGACGGGGACGCCGACGGTTCTCGTCCTCGTGTCGGGCCGTCCCCTCTCGATTCCGTGGGCCGACGAGAACGTCCCGGGCATCCTCGCGGCGTACTACCCCGGGATGGACGGCGGGACGGCCGTGGCCGAGACGCTGTTCGGCCGCCACAACCCGAGCGGTCGCCTCCCCGTCTCCGTCCCGCGGTCCGCGGCGCACCTGCCGACGCTGTTCGACCACCTGCCGCACCCGACGCCCATCGGCGCGGACGAACACCCCGACTCGTACGACCCCCTCTACCCGTTCGGCCACGGCCTGAGCTTCACCGACTTCGAGGTGTCGGACCTGACGCTCTCCGCCGAGAGCGTCGGCCCCGCGGGGACGGTGACGGCGTCGGTGACCGTCGAGAACGTCGGTGACCGCGCGGGCGAGCGGTCGGTGGACCTGTTCGTCGAAGACGCGGTCAGTTCGCGCGTCACGCCCGTCCGGGAGCACGTCGGGTTCGCCAAGGCGTCACTGGACCCCGGCGAATCGGCCGAACTGGAGATGACGGTGCCCGTCGAATCCCTCGCCGTGCGCGCCGGCGACTGCGACCGGGTCGAACCCGGCGAGTTCGTCTTCTCCTGCGAGGGGGAGACGGCGTCGCTGACCGTCGAACGCGGGCGGAACTGA
- a CDS encoding MFS transporter — protein MGIYRVVSLIFVWQLAASICYYAVFAATPFFRDQFGLSGTAVGLVVTSLTLGYAVFLLPLGALTDRFGEHRTLTVGLLGLSLASIFVARAWSYPALLVSAFLLGSLYGTAMPGTNKAIFDSTPPGRQNLAVGVKQVGVTAGSGASALLVTGIAGVLYWEVGFYAAAVSGLAVAVTFWLVYRGSDSTEEASYPDFGRLLRNRPYRSLAAAGVCLGAGLFTTTGYTILYIDESVGASVAFGGIVLAALQVSGSAGRVLTGWLSDALPGEPRRRIGSILLVQSLASAALFVGVAFVEGTTLAAAAFVVLGFFVLGFTGVYYSCMATLVSADEMGGATGGGQLALTSGALFAPPAFGYLSDAVGYRWSWLMLAALALVGAVFVVRVLLTEPPEDVTAAAD, from the coding sequence ATGGGCATCTACCGAGTCGTATCGCTAATCTTCGTCTGGCAGTTGGCCGCGAGCATCTGCTACTACGCGGTGTTCGCGGCGACGCCGTTCTTCCGCGACCAGTTCGGGCTTTCGGGAACGGCCGTCGGGTTGGTCGTCACGTCGCTCACGCTCGGGTACGCGGTGTTTCTGCTCCCACTCGGAGCGCTCACGGACCGGTTCGGCGAACACCGAACGCTCACCGTCGGCTTGCTCGGACTCTCCCTCGCGTCGATTTTCGTCGCCCGAGCGTGGTCGTACCCGGCGTTGCTCGTCAGCGCGTTCCTGCTCGGGTCGCTCTACGGGACGGCGATGCCCGGGACGAACAAGGCGATCTTCGACAGCACGCCGCCCGGGCGGCAGAACCTCGCCGTCGGGGTGAAACAGGTCGGCGTCACCGCCGGAAGCGGGGCGAGCGCGCTTCTCGTCACCGGTATCGCCGGCGTGTTGTACTGGGAGGTAGGATTCTACGCCGCCGCGGTGAGCGGACTCGCCGTCGCGGTGACGTTTTGGCTCGTCTACCGCGGGTCCGACAGCACCGAAGAGGCGAGTTACCCCGACTTCGGCAGGCTACTTCGGAACCGCCCCTACCGCTCGCTCGCCGCCGCCGGCGTCTGCCTCGGCGCGGGTCTCTTCACCACCACGGGGTACACGATACTCTACATCGACGAGTCGGTGGGCGCGTCCGTCGCCTTCGGCGGCATCGTCCTCGCGGCGCTACAGGTGTCCGGAAGCGCCGGGCGAGTCCTCACGGGGTGGTTGAGCGACGCGCTTCCGGGGGAGCCCCGCCGCCGAATCGGCTCGATTCTGCTCGTCCAGTCGCTCGCGAGCGCGGCGCTTTTCGTCGGCGTGGCCTTCGTCGAGGGGACGACGCTCGCCGCCGCGGCGTTCGTCGTCCTCGGTTTCTTCGTCCTCGGCTTCACCGGCGTCTACTACTCCTGCATGGCGACGCTCGTCTCGGCGGACGAGATGGGCGGAGCGACGGGCGGCGGGCAGTTGGCGCTCACCTCGGGTGCGCTGTTCGCGCCGCCGGCGTTCGGCTACCTCTCGGACGCCGTCGGCTACCGGTGGAGTTGGCTTATGCTCGCGGCACTCGCACTCGTCGGTGCCGTGTTCGTCGTCCGGGTCCTCCTCACCGAACCGCCGGAGGACGTCACCGCGGCCGCGGACTGA
- a CDS encoding Gfo/Idh/MocA family protein, with protein sequence MNGYTVAVVGTGPDPSNPTVEGFAMGYRHAEAYATDDRCELVACADIVRENAEAFAATFGVPETGVYEDYERMLSEAEPDVVSVCVPPAIHRDVVVDCARSGVVSAVHCEKPMADSLADAREMVRECRECDVQLTFNRQRRFGAPFTEAKRLLDDGRIGDLTRIEIGWGDFYDTGAHTVDLAGMFNDEHPAEWVIAALDYREEDVRFGSHQENQMWAQWRYENGVYGVLSSGEGSDFTDAAFLLRGTEGVVRINVEGGPMLELERGGERSPVDVGTETMHRTGTETDRFGSHYHDRAIAEVFDALEEGREPTLSGRLGLNTAEILFAGYESVRRRGRVDLPFDADDHPFEAMVESGELAPEPSND encoded by the coding sequence ATGAACGGATACACAGTCGCCGTCGTTGGAACCGGGCCGGACCCGAGCAACCCCACGGTCGAGGGGTTCGCCATGGGGTATCGACACGCGGAAGCGTACGCGACCGACGACCGCTGCGAACTCGTCGCGTGCGCCGACATCGTCCGCGAGAACGCCGAGGCGTTCGCCGCGACGTTCGGCGTGCCCGAGACGGGCGTCTACGAGGACTACGAACGGATGCTCTCGGAGGCGGAACCGGACGTGGTGAGCGTCTGCGTCCCGCCGGCTATCCACCGCGACGTGGTGGTCGACTGCGCGCGAAGCGGCGTCGTCTCCGCCGTTCACTGCGAGAAGCCGATGGCCGACTCGTTGGCGGACGCCCGCGAGATGGTCCGAGAGTGCCGAGAGTGCGACGTGCAACTCACGTTCAACCGCCAGCGACGCTTCGGCGCGCCGTTCACCGAGGCGAAACGCCTGCTCGACGACGGCCGAATCGGCGACCTGACGCGGATCGAAATCGGGTGGGGGGACTTCTACGACACCGGCGCGCACACGGTCGACCTGGCGGGGATGTTCAACGACGAACACCCCGCCGAGTGGGTCATCGCGGCGCTCGACTACCGCGAGGAGGACGTTCGGTTCGGTTCACACCAAGAAAACCAGATGTGGGCGCAGTGGCGCTACGAGAACGGCGTCTACGGCGTCCTCTCGTCGGGCGAGGGGAGCGACTTCACCGACGCGGCGTTCCTCCTCCGGGGCACCGAGGGCGTCGTCCGAATCAACGTCGAGGGCGGTCCGATGCTCGAACTCGAACGCGGCGGCGAACGCAGCCCCGTGGACGTCGGCACCGAGACGATGCACCGCACGGGGACGGAGACGGACCGATTCGGGTCACACTACCACGACCGGGCGATAGCGGAGGTGTTCGACGCGCTCGAAGAAGGCAGAGAGCCGACGCTGAGCGGCCGTCTCGGACTCAACACCGCGGAAATCCTGTTCGCGGGCTATGAGTCCGTCCGGCGTCGCGGGCGGGTCGACCTCCCGTTCGACGCCGACGACCATCCGTTCGAGGCGATGGTAGAATCCGGCGAGCTAGCGCCCGAACCGTCGAACGACTGA
- a CDS encoding DUF5518 domain-containing protein, with product MPKIGPVAFEVSDTWKYALLGGLASIPFTTLGYLETGSELSLSPVLFGGLLAGYLAQRNTGTSSGVGFRAGLVGGLPVLLVLADVLAATSGLAGPTWFVAVGIALALGFVAVVAALVFGLSGLVGVIGGRIGGWLAGSGGRRHPPAIST from the coding sequence ATGCCCAAAATAGGTCCCGTCGCGTTCGAAGTAAGCGACACGTGGAAGTACGCCCTCCTCGGGGGACTGGCTTCGATTCCGTTTACGACCCTCGGATACTTGGAGACCGGTTCCGAACTGTCGCTGTCCCCGGTACTGTTCGGGGGTCTGCTCGCCGGATATCTGGCTCAGCGAAACACCGGAACGAGTAGCGGCGTCGGGTTCCGAGCCGGACTGGTCGGCGGGCTTCCGGTCCTCTTGGTGTTGGCCGACGTTCTCGCGGCCACGTCGGGACTCGCCGGTCCGACGTGGTTCGTCGCGGTGGGCATCGCGCTCGCACTCGGGTTCGTCGCCGTCGTCGCCGCGTTGGTCTTCGGACTGTCCGGACTCGTCGGTGTAATCGGCGGGAGAATCGGCGGCTGGCTGGCCGGTTCCGGTGGCCGGCGGCACCCACCAGCCATCAGCACCTGA
- a CDS encoding DolP-mannose mannosyltransferase has protein sequence MSRKQLDAALSLEWLPALAPVDQWLALPVLTAAVVELYFFFDITLGSARPPMTPDAGIFQHIGWFLTRGARLYVDAWEVKPPLSYETTGLLALLSGGDVYLLHLLNVLLMMVTACGIVGLVAVLVWHSTRDRFAASLAGFSMFLLPGFLVRPAYGFKSKYALVFAGLLAIYAYTRGYPALSGAAAAASVGYWQAAIIFPCIVVGMALKDGDRRNLLRTIAGGVAFTAAMLLPVVFLWDSTSEMLVQTVLVPISVSESTPLLNRLAGGVIHFKWASPLVLLGAAGLVRVAVDVLTDRNDPIGRDDWWILAGAGWFGFIILFVDFEIGGYTDLIPPLAFLAIGVGVVAARLDDVRRRRYLGGAVAAVLVVNVVLLGSFGLVFSPVETPGPVPMDDLQTNDRAEEVQAIDSVPEIRYIYWNRIEPSTCHYRLSLMEVQWLEKTQPQSGQQCMDFGTARDALGHG, from the coding sequence GTGAGCAGGAAACAATTGGACGCCGCTCTAAGTCTGGAGTGGTTACCGGCTCTCGCTCCGGTCGACCAGTGGTTAGCCCTCCCCGTTCTGACCGCCGCGGTCGTAGAGCTGTACTTTTTCTTCGATATCACGCTCGGAAGCGCTCGACCGCCGATGACGCCCGACGCCGGAATCTTCCAACACATCGGGTGGTTCCTGACGCGAGGTGCCCGCCTGTACGTGGACGCGTGGGAGGTGAAACCGCCGCTCTCCTACGAGACGACCGGGCTCCTCGCCCTCCTCTCGGGGGGCGACGTGTATCTCCTCCACTTGCTGAACGTGTTGTTGATGATGGTCACCGCCTGCGGCATCGTCGGACTCGTCGCCGTTCTCGTTTGGCACAGCACGCGCGACCGATTCGCCGCGTCGCTCGCCGGGTTCTCGATGTTCCTCCTGCCGGGCTTTCTGGTTCGACCCGCCTACGGCTTCAAATCGAAGTACGCGTTAGTGTTTGCGGGGTTGTTGGCGATTTACGCGTACACCCGCGGGTACCCTGCTCTCAGCGGTGCGGCCGCCGCGGCCAGCGTCGGCTACTGGCAGGCGGCGATCATCTTCCCGTGTATCGTCGTCGGAATGGCCCTCAAGGACGGCGACCGAAGGAACCTCCTCCGCACTATCGCCGGCGGAGTCGCGTTCACCGCCGCGATGCTGTTGCCGGTGGTGTTCCTCTGGGACTCCACGTCGGAGATGCTGGTACAGACCGTCCTCGTCCCGATTTCGGTGAGCGAATCGACGCCGCTTCTGAACCGTCTCGCCGGCGGCGTCATCCACTTCAAGTGGGCATCGCCGCTCGTCCTCCTCGGCGCGGCCGGTCTCGTCCGAGTCGCGGTGGACGTGCTGACCGACCGGAACGACCCCATCGGGCGCGACGACTGGTGGATTCTCGCCGGCGCGGGGTGGTTCGGGTTCATCATCCTCTTCGTGGACTTCGAAATCGGCGGGTACACGGACCTGATTCCGCCCTTAGCGTTCCTCGCAATCGGCGTCGGCGTCGTCGCCGCGCGTCTCGACGACGTCCGTCGGCGACGGTATCTCGGCGGGGCAGTCGCGGCCGTTCTCGTGGTGAACGTCGTCCTGTTGGGGAGTTTCGGGCTCGTGTTCTCGCCCGTCGAGACGCCCGGCCCGGTTCCCATGGACGACCTGCAGACGAACGACCGGGCCGAGGAGGTACAGGCGATAGACTCCGTCCCCGAGATTCGGTACATCTACTGGAACCGCATCGAACCGTCGACGTGCCACTACAGGCTCTCTCTGATGGAGGTTCAGTGGCTCGAAAAGACGCAACCGCAGTCCGGCCAGCAGTGCATGGACTTCGGAACCGCCCGAGACGCCCTCGGACACGGGTAA
- a CDS encoding AGE family epimerase/isomerase gives MTDTPYRTPAWLRRDALGVLDFHRERSLDTHFGGYTAQVSDIDGAVYDQRTKHLVPTARFVFGFSVGKLLDGPVWCEPAAEHGLSYLRNVAYDEEHDGYGWQFEGRDVVDDTRATYGHAFVLLAYATAARAGIGNVEHLVTETADLLDDRFFEPEHGAYASNRTAEWDPVEPSYRGQNANMHACEALLAAYEAVGDDRCLDRATTVAEKIALDRADAADGLLWEHFTEDWAVDWEYNRDQKADLFRPWGYQPGHLLEWSKLLVQLDEHDDADWYIDRAERFFEAAVEDGWDDERGGFYYTFDRDGSPIVEDKYTWALEEGLGAAARLGAATGDDDYWEWFDTIHAYLDEYATNHSLGIRYERLTPDGDVHPTIDETPKVKSGYHHVNSCYEALRALDAV, from the coding sequence ATGACAGACACGCCGTACCGAACGCCCGCGTGGTTGCGTCGGGACGCTCTCGGCGTCCTCGACTTCCACAGAGAGCGGTCGCTGGACACACACTTCGGCGGCTACACCGCACAGGTCAGCGACATCGACGGGGCCGTCTACGACCAGCGAACGAAACACCTCGTCCCGACGGCGCGGTTCGTCTTCGGGTTCAGCGTCGGGAAACTGTTGGACGGCCCGGTCTGGTGCGAACCGGCCGCCGAACACGGCCTCTCGTACCTCCGAAACGTCGCGTACGACGAGGAACACGACGGCTACGGCTGGCAGTTCGAGGGCCGCGACGTCGTGGACGACACCCGGGCGACCTACGGCCACGCGTTCGTCCTCCTCGCGTACGCGACGGCCGCACGCGCGGGCATCGGCAACGTCGAACACCTCGTCACCGAGACGGCGGACCTACTCGACGACCGGTTCTTCGAACCGGAGCACGGCGCGTACGCGAGCAACCGGACGGCCGAGTGGGACCCGGTCGAACCGTCCTACCGCGGGCAGAACGCCAACATGCACGCCTGCGAGGCGTTGCTGGCGGCGTACGAGGCGGTCGGCGACGACCGCTGCCTCGACCGCGCGACCACCGTCGCGGAGAAGATAGCCCTCGACAGGGCGGACGCCGCCGACGGCTTGCTGTGGGAGCACTTCACCGAGGACTGGGCGGTCGATTGGGAGTACAACCGCGACCAGAAGGCCGACCTGTTCCGCCCGTGGGGCTACCAGCCCGGCCACCTCTTGGAGTGGTCGAAACTGCTCGTCCAACTCGACGAACACGACGACGCGGACTGGTACATCGACCGCGCGGAGAGATTCTTCGAGGCGGCCGTCGAGGACGGGTGGGACGACGAACGCGGCGGGTTCTACTACACGTTCGACCGCGACGGGTCGCCCATCGTCGAGGACAAGTACACGTGGGCGCTGGAGGAGGGTCTCGGGGCGGCCGCCCGCCTCGGCGCGGCCACCGGCGACGACGACTACTGGGAGTGGTTCGACACCATCCACGCCTACCTCGACGAGTACGCGACGAACCACTCGCTCGGCATCCGCTACGAACGCCTCACGCCCGACGGCGACGTCCACCCGACCATCGACGAGACGCCGAAGGTCAAGAGCGGCTACCACCACGTGAACTCCTGCTACGAGGCCCTGCGGGCGTTGGACGCCGTCTGA
- a CDS encoding DUF4129 domain-containing protein: MLTGGSESAHLVLPEVNVGNDLRDEQTRSGGVLPRLVLGVVLLFFGAALVLWRLTSDESSADVAVDDEADSLVEERTPHTPSPGARNVPPTNGVYRAWQAMIAALDVDTVDNKTPAELAEAAVESGFPASHVAALTETFRNVRYGGTTPTTEHEQRAREALEGIRQVAPRDNSNQSDSPPEP, from the coding sequence ATGCTGACCGGTGGTTCGGAGAGCGCCCACCTCGTCCTCCCGGAGGTGAACGTCGGAAACGATCTTCGAGACGAACAGACACGGTCCGGCGGCGTACTTCCCCGTCTCGTCCTCGGCGTCGTTCTGCTGTTCTTCGGCGCGGCACTCGTCCTGTGGCGTCTCACCAGCGACGAGTCGTCCGCAGACGTCGCGGTTGACGACGAGGCCGATTCCCTCGTCGAGGAACGGACGCCGCACACGCCGTCACCGGGCGCACGGAACGTACCGCCGACGAACGGCGTCTATCGCGCGTGGCAGGCTATGATTGCCGCCCTCGACGTCGACACGGTGGACAACAAGACGCCCGCTGAACTCGCCGAGGCCGCGGTCGAATCAGGATTTCCGGCGTCTCACGTCGCCGCTCTTACCGAGACGTTCCGCAACGTACGGTACGGCGGAACGACACCGACTACCGAGCACGAACAGCGCGCACGGGAAGCGCTCGAGGGGATTCGTCAGGTCGCTCCACGGGACAACTCGAATCAGTCCGACTCCCCGCCCGAACCATGA